One region of bacterium genomic DNA includes:
- a CDS encoding polyprenol monophosphomannose synthase, which yields MKCVVVIPTYNEADNIGRIVPAVLARDPGLSVLVVDDNSPDGTAAVVKALPDYGGRVRMLERPGKAGLGAAYIAGFQWVLANTDAEAVFEMDADFSHDPAAIDTFLQEIRDHDVVLGSRYLYGITVVNWPLRRVILSVGANIYARRVTGMPIKDSTGGFKCFRREVLAALPLSRIKSDGYSFQIEMNYHCWRRRFRIKEIPIMFVDRQVGVSKMSKRIVWEAMWMVWALRLRREPRGPGGAA from the coding sequence GTGAAGTGCGTGGTCGTGATCCCGACCTACAACGAGGCCGACAACATCGGCCGCATCGTGCCGGCGGTCCTGGCCAGGGATCCCGGCCTCTCGGTCCTGGTCGTCGACGACAACTCGCCGGACGGGACCGCGGCCGTGGTCAAGGCGCTGCCCGACTACGGCGGGCGCGTCCGCATGCTCGAGCGGCCCGGCAAGGCGGGGCTGGGCGCGGCCTACATCGCCGGCTTCCAGTGGGTCCTGGCCAACACCGACGCCGAGGCCGTCTTCGAGATGGACGCCGACTTCAGCCACGACCCCGCGGCCATCGACACCTTCCTGCAGGAGATCCGGGATCACGACGTCGTGCTCGGCAGCCGCTACCTCTACGGCATCACGGTGGTCAACTGGCCGCTGCGCCGGGTGATCCTGAGCGTCGGCGCCAACATCTACGCCCGCCGGGTCACGGGCATGCCCATCAAGGACTCCACGGGCGGCTTCAAGTGCTTCCGGCGCGAGGTGCTCGCGGCCCTGCCGCTGTCACGCATCAAGAGCGACGGCTACTCCTTCCAGATCGAGATGAACTACCACTGCTGGCGGCGGCGTTTCCGCATCAAGGAGATCCCGATCATGTTCGTCGACCGCCAGGTCGGCGTCTCGAAGATGTCCAAGCGCATCGTCTGGGAAGCGATGTGGATGGTCTGGGCGCTGCGGCTGCGGCGGGAGCCGCGCGGTCCCGGAGGCGCGGCTTGA